The following are encoded in a window of Megalobrama amblycephala isolate DHTTF-2021 linkage group LG19, ASM1881202v1, whole genome shotgun sequence genomic DNA:
- the LOC125254740 gene encoding C-C chemokine receptor type 7-like: MFASTFFEIRAKLWFWSTEVGGVNAALVLQAVIAQHCRHRLERRHRRLELIGIWILAFVFALPIFFTQELKDRDGLQRCQRAMESRAVVLTVFVLEILLGFVIPFLIMLTCYLWLHKGLSQKAKSSSLTRAPQDQEPRNQGPKVRTYKKRLVVSIVVAFFLFWTPVHIINVIDIVTTLTKTSHPDVHSQMKSFRRVYGDASKTLALVNCCLDPFLYAVSSGNILKFFRKK; encoded by the exons atgtttgcaagCACCTTCTTTGAGATAAGAGCAAAGCTGTGGTTTTGGTCTACAGAAGTGGGAGGAGTCAACGCAGCCCTTGTTCTTCAAGCAGTCATAGCTCAG CACTGCAGACACAGACTGGAGAGACGGCACAGACGCCTTGAGCTGATTGGCATCTGGATTCTAGCCTTTGTTTTTGCCCTACCAATATTTTTCACTCAAGAACTCAAAGACAGGGATGGATTGCAGAGATGTCAGAGGGCAATGGAGTCACGGGCTGTAGTACTGACTGTTTTCGTTCTTGAAATCCTGTTGGGGTTCGTCATCCCATTTTTGATCATGTTAACATGTTATCTTTGGTTGCACAAAGGCTTGAGCCAAAAAGCCAAGAGCTCCAGTCTAACTAGAGCTCCACAGGACCAGGAACCCAGAAATCAGGGGCCAAAGGTTAGGACTTACAAGAAGAGACTTGTGGTCAGCATCGTTGTGGCTTTCTTTCTGTTTTGGACTCCTGTGCACATCATCAATGTGATTGATATAGTTACTACTCTGACTAAAACTTCTCATCCAGATGTTCATTCCCAAATGAAGTCCTTCCGTAGAGTTTATGGTGATGCAAGCAAGACTCTGGCTTTGGTAAACTGCTGTCTGGATCCTTTTCTCTATGCCGTTTCTTCaggaaatattctaaaattTTTCAGAAAGAAATAA
- the nudt21 gene encoding cleavage and polyadenylation specificity factor subunit 5 isoform X2 — MSVVPPNRSSTGWPRGVNQFGNKYISQPAKPLTLERTINLYPLTNYTFGTKEPLYEKDSSVAARFQRMREEFEKIGMRRTVEGVLIVHEHRLPHVLLLQLGTTFFKLPGGELNPGEDEVEGLKRLMTEILGRQDGVKQDWVIDDCIGNWWRPNFEPPQYPYIPAHITKPKEHKKLFLVQLQEKALFAVPKNYKLVAAPLFELYDNAPGYGPIISSLPQLLSRFNFIYN; from the exons ATGTCAGTTGTACCTCCGAATCGATCATCTACCGGTTGGCCTCGTGGAGTAAATCAGTTCGGTAATAAATACATTAGCCAGCCGGCTAAACCGCTCACCCTGGAGAGAACAATCAACCT atACCCACTAACAAATTACACATTCGGCACCAAGGAGCCACTCTATGAGAAGGACAGCTCGGTAGCCGCACGCTTTCAGCGGATGCGGGAAGAGTTTGAGAAAATCGGGATGCGGCGGACGGTGGAGGGGGTTCTGATCGTGCATGAGCACAGACTCCCTCACGTGCTGCTTCTGCAGCTGGGAACCACCTTCTTCAAACT TCCTGGTGGAGAGTTGAACCCTGGAGAAGATGAGGTGGAGGGGTTGAAACGACTGATGACAGAG ATTTTGGGGCGTCAGGATGGAGTGAAGCAGGACTGGGTCATTGATGACTGTATTGGGAACTGGTGGAGACCAAACTTTGAGCCACCTCAG TATCCCTATATTCCAGCACACATCACTAAACCTAAAGAACATAAGAAGCTTTTTCTAGTACAGCTGCAAGAGAAAG CATTGTTTGCTGTGCCAAAGAACTACAAGCTGGTGGCCGCCCCATTGTTTGAGCTTTATGATAATGCTCCTGGCTACGGCCCGATTATATCCAGTCTTCCACAGCTACTGAGCAG GTTTAACTTCATCTACAACTGA
- the nudt21 gene encoding cleavage and polyadenylation specificity factor subunit 5 isoform X1, translating into MSVVPPNRSSTGWPRGVNQFGNKYISQPAKPLTLERTINLYPLTNYTFGTKEPLYEKDSSVAARFQRMREEFEKIGMRRTVEGVLIVHEHRLPHVLLLQLGTTFFKLPGGELNPGEDEVEGLKRLMTEILGRQDGVKQDWVIDDCIGNWWRPNFEPPQVYPYIPAHITKPKEHKKLFLVQLQEKALFAVPKNYKLVAAPLFELYDNAPGYGPIISSLPQLLSRFNFIYN; encoded by the exons ATGTCAGTTGTACCTCCGAATCGATCATCTACCGGTTGGCCTCGTGGAGTAAATCAGTTCGGTAATAAATACATTAGCCAGCCGGCTAAACCGCTCACCCTGGAGAGAACAATCAACCT atACCCACTAACAAATTACACATTCGGCACCAAGGAGCCACTCTATGAGAAGGACAGCTCGGTAGCCGCACGCTTTCAGCGGATGCGGGAAGAGTTTGAGAAAATCGGGATGCGGCGGACGGTGGAGGGGGTTCTGATCGTGCATGAGCACAGACTCCCTCACGTGCTGCTTCTGCAGCTGGGAACCACCTTCTTCAAACT TCCTGGTGGAGAGTTGAACCCTGGAGAAGATGAGGTGGAGGGGTTGAAACGACTGATGACAGAG ATTTTGGGGCGTCAGGATGGAGTGAAGCAGGACTGGGTCATTGATGACTGTATTGGGAACTGGTGGAGACCAAACTTTGAGCCACCTCAGGTG TATCCCTATATTCCAGCACACATCACTAAACCTAAAGAACATAAGAAGCTTTTTCTAGTACAGCTGCAAGAGAAAG CATTGTTTGCTGTGCCAAAGAACTACAAGCTGGTGGCCGCCCCATTGTTTGAGCTTTATGATAATGCTCCTGGCTACGGCCCGATTATATCCAGTCTTCCACAGCTACTGAGCAG GTTTAACTTCATCTACAACTGA
- the hsf4 gene encoding heat shock factor protein 4: MQENPGSIGVDGGYASNVPAFLTKLWTLVEDPETNHLICWSTTGTSFHVFDQGRFAKEVLPKYFKHNNMASFVRQLNMYGFRKVVNIEQSGLVKPERDDTEFQHLYFLQGHEHLLEHIKRKVSIVKSEETKVRQEDLSKLLYEVQVLRSQQENMEMQMQDMKQQNDVLWREVVSLRQNHTQQQKVMNKLIQFLFSQMQSNTPSTVGMKRKLPLMLDDGCSTPPASKFSHSHSMESLQESFYIQSPSTESASCSTSSAITGGPIISDVTEISQSTTMALQMQAEESREKCLMLIKEEPVSPGVQGRGDGVPLGSCEVCAEPPVLPVAMVQSVLEGRGSNLGERRAKRPMLERPEIPDNVENVDMSLEELQLLLRSHQQSMESNAAAMDPFTFSLPLNEWNFTEMDPNLKSELANALIPAAVSQYMFQGQEGETYPTAGYEEQ; the protein is encoded by the exons ATGCAGGAGAACCCAGGCTCTATAGGTGTGGATGGAGGATACGCTAGCAATGTACCTGCTTTCCTCACTAAACTCTGGACTCTTGTGGAGGACCCAGAGACCAATCATCTGATTTGCTGGAGTACT ACGGGCACCAGCTTCCATGTTTTTGACCAAGGCAGATTTGCTAAGGAGGTTCTGCCCAAATACTTCAAACACAATAACATGGCAAGCTTTGTACGCCAGCTCAACATGT ACGGCTTCAGGAAGGTGGTGAATATTGAGCAGAGTGGGCTGGTGAAGCCAGAGAGAGATGACACCGAGTTCCAGCACCTCTATTTCCTCCAGGGCCACGAGCATCTGCTTGAGCACATTAAGCGCAAG GTGTCAATAGTGAAAAGTGAAGAGACCAAAGTGCGGCAGGAGGACTTGAGTAAGCTGTTGTATGAGGTGCAGGTGTTACGCAGCCAACAAGAGAACATGGAGATGCAGATGCAGGATATGAAACA GCAGAATGATGTTCTGTGGAGGGAGGTGGTGTCACTGAGGCAGAATCATACACAGCAGCAGAAAGTCATGAACAAG CTGATTCAGTTCCTGTTCAGCCAGATGCAGTCCAACACTCCTAGCACTGTGGGAATGAAGAGAAAGCT TCCTCTCATGCTGGATGATGGCTGCTCCACCCCTCCTGCCTCCAAATTCAGCCATAGCCACTCCATGGAGTCCTTGCAAGAATCTTTCTATATCCAGTCG CCATCCACAGAAAGTGCTTCCTGCTCCACTAGCAGTGCGATAACAGGAGGGCCAATCATTTCTGATGTCACTGAAATTTCACAGTCCACCACCATGGCTTTACAAATGCAGGCAGAGGAATCAAG GGAAAAGTGTTTAATGCTGATTAAGGAAGAGCCGGTGAGTCCTGGAGTGCAGGGACGAGGAGATGGTGTACCACTCGGCTCCTGTGAGGTGTGCGCTGAACCCCCCGTCCTCCCCGTTGCCATGGTTCAGTCCGTCCTAGAGGGCCGAGGATCTAATCTGGGAGAGAGAAGGGCCAAAAGACCCATGCTAGAGAG ACCAGAGATTCCTGATAATGTGGAGAATGTTGACATGAGCCTGGAGGAGTTGCAGCTGCTTCTGAGGAGTCACCAGCAGAGCATGGAAAGCAATGCTGCAGCAATGGAT CCCTTCACATTTAGCCTGCCTTTGAATGAGTGGAACTTCACAGAAATGGACCCAAACCTGAAATCA GAGCTGGCTAACGCCCTCATCCCCGCTGCTGTGTCCCAGTACATGTTTCAGGGTCAGGAGGGAGAAACGTACCCGACCGCTGGCTATGAGGAGCAGTGA